TCCTCACGCTACTAGCACCGATCGGACGAAATTCTCAAAACATTCTGCTTCGCGGTAATTCTAGATAAAACTTATACAAGCAAACTAGTTAATTTTGTCAACTATCTATTGATACATTCAATAAAACCTTGAGTAAAATGCACCTTTGCTAGAGCATTCATAGCTGATTTTTTGGAGTCCAAATAGTTAGGTATTGCTCGCTAAATCGGGGTTTACGGGTTTTCCCTAAGTTTGTGTATCAAAGAATGAAACTTTGATGTGTCGAGTCGGTCAATAAATTCAGGTATATGGCCAATAGCTCCTAATTAAGCTAACAAAGCTGCGCTCGAATTCACGATAAATTTAACATTCGGAACAAATTGACACTACCCTAAGTCGTGCCTTTAAGCTTTTATTAAGCATTTGTATTAAATGCCCAGCATTGGTTAAACTTATTAATATGTTAAGCTGAATGTAAATAAATTAATAAACACAAGTAATAAAAATTACTATTACCTAAATATAATTAGGCAAAAAAAATTGCCACTTAAGTAATATATATTTTTGTTGCAAGGTCAAACTTTAAAGTAACTAGGATGGGTTCTAGCAGATGACATCCCCACCATCTTCAAATTCTTGGAATGGGCGCTTTATAGGTGATAATCAGCGATACCGTTTAGACAAACGGTTAGCTGGTGGTGGCATGGGTGAAGTCTTCCTAGCAATGGATACCCGTGTAGGTCAGCAGGTAGCATTAAAGTTATTGAAAGATACGCTAGTACCCTCAAAAGAGATGCGAAAGCGCTTTGAGAGGGAGATAGCAGTGTGTGCGGCTTTGCAAAGCGACCACATCGTTAAAATCAGTGATTGTGGCGTCACAGAAGAAGGATTTCCATTTTACGTAATGGAATATCTGCGCGGGCAAACACTGAGGCAATTACTACTGCGTGAAAAGCGGTTATCCGTAGAGCGCACTGTAGGTATTATCGCTCAAGTTTGTAAAGGTTTGCAGCTAGCACATCAAGGAGTAACTTTACAACGAGATGGTGGTAAAAGCACTGAGCATATTCAGGTAATCCATCGCGACCTCAAACCAGACAATATATTTCTAGTGCCGACGGATTTGGGAGAATGGGTAAAGATTTTGGATTTTGGTGTGGCAAAAATCCGCCATGAATCTTCAGAACAAACTAATATTACTAATACATTTATTGGCACATTTCGCTACGCCGCACCAGAGCAAATTCAAAGCGATAAAAACCTAGACGCCAGGGCAGATATTTACAGCTTGGGACTGATTCTCTACGAAATGCTGAGTGGAGTAGATCCTTTTGGTTTAGGCGTTAAAGCTCATAATATCAGCGAAGCCTCTTGGGTATTAGCCCATGCCTATGAACCGCCGAAACCATTGCGATCGCAACCTGGATGTGAATATTTGTCCGAGCAACTAGAGGCTGTGGTGCTCAAATGCTTGCAAAAGAATCCCAATAACCGTTTTGCCAGTGTAGAAGAACTGGATCGAGCTTTGCAGTCTGCCGCTAAACCAATTGCTCTTAATTTTAGCGTTGAGGATGAAGAAGCGATCGCGCTCCATCCCACAGTACCCAGACCTGCTAGGAATTTTGATACCATACCCCGACCGTTAACAGCGATTGAGCAGAGCCAACTTGAGGACACCATACCTCCATCTCAGCCTCTGCATCGTGGAGAAACCATACCCCGACCGTTGACCCCTGTTGAGCCAAGCCAAGGGGAAGAAGATACGATTCTTCGTCCCCAACCTTTGTATCATCAAGGTTCAGACCAAGAAACTACACCGCGACCCCTGACACCGATTGAGTACAGTCAAGGGGAAAATGAAACCATACCTCGTCCTCAACCCTTATATCGGCAAGGTTCAGACCAAGAAACCACACCGCGACCCCTGACACCAATTGAGCAAAGCCAACCAGAAGGCACAATTTTTCAACCACGGCCTGGACAACATCAAGGTTCACATGGGGAAACAGTACCGCGACCTCTACAACCTATTCCTCAACAGCAAGGACAAGATGAAACCATACCTCGCCCCCAACCCATGCCAGATCGAGGTTCGGATGGGGAAACAGTACCGCGACCTCTGCAACCTATTCCCCAACAGCAACCAGACGGCACGATTTTTCAACCACGGCCAGCAGCAAATCTAGAAACTAATCAAAATTTAGTTGCGAATAATCCTGAATTCAGCCCAGAAGGGACAATTTTTCAAACTCGCCCTGCATCCGGCCAAGGCGAACAAGCCGCATCAGAGGGGACATTATTCCAACCACGCCCCACACCCCAACCTACACCCGATGGCGGGACAATCTATCAACCTCGTCCTGTATCTGGACAAGCTGGACAACCAACGCCAGATGGCGGAACAATCTATCAACCCCGTCCATCTGGACAAGCTGGTCAACCAACACCAGATGGTGGAACAATCTATCAACCCCGCCCCGGACAAACAGCACGGGATGGTAGCACGATTTTTCAACCTAGGACAAATAAACAAACCCTTGAGAAACTGCCAAAAAATTTCTGGCGAACGATCGGGATATTGTTGGCGATCGCATTTTCCTTAACAGCGATCGTTTATTTATATCCGCACTTTCAACCCAATAAAGAAAGCGATCGGAAAACTTGGCAGAAATTCAACCATGTATGGTGAGTCAAAAAGTTTCTTCTGTAGTTTACAGCCAGCCCGATAAATGTAATATCAGTTTGAAAAAACAATACAACATCTGGGTAGGAATGTTCCTAGCAAATAATTTATTTGGAGCCAGTCGCATACTCTGGTTTCCAGAATAGAGCAAACTGGTGTAAAATCTAGACGATTTAAAACCAAAATTGATACTAAGTTGCAGTCTGTTGTAGTACATCAAAATTAATGAGATTGCGACCGTAGGGAAGCAATCTCAGATACTATCTTTGATTGCAACTTGGTATGAGGACTACCTTTAAAACAAAAATTATTTTCTAAAAACACTAAATCCAAATTTAACTAAATATTAGGTGAGACAACTATTCAATCAGGGTTTAGTAGGAATAGTAGCTGCTATTACTACTTTCACCGCAATTAATCTTCCAGTTTTCGCTGCCAAAGATGATACCAAATGCATCAGTCAAATAACTGGTAAACCAGGTAATTTATTCTCAGGAGATTGTATTCCCAATGGGCTGTGGATTAACCCCAACTATGGTTTAGAGTATGCCCGATTGATGCGCATAGCAATTAAGGCTGCTGCAAATCAAGATGATTATGATACAGCAATTATTAATTTTTCTAGAGCGCAAGCAATATCAGGTGTGACAGATTCGGAAGTTCGTCGAGGGCTATTAGGAGCAATTTTGGCAAAATCACTTCAGAAAAATCCCGTACAGGGTTATTTCCCATCAAGAATTTGGCTACTAGTTACTGGAGAATTTAGTCAAGGCGGCTAATCAAAATCAAGAAGTTGCCAATCAATCTCTGGTTTACCAACAGAACGCAAGGCTGAGTTGATAGCTGAGAAAGGTTTGCTACCAAAAAAGCCATTACGTGCAGAAAGTGGTGAAGGATGCGCTGATTTGATCGCTTGATGTCGCGTTGTATCTATCAATTTCAGCTTCTTCTGTGCATATCCACCCCACAATACAAAAACCACAGGATCTGGCTTTTGATTGACTTTGCTAATTACCGCATCGGTGAAAGTTTCCCAACCTTGATTTTTGTGAGAATTAGGTGTGTGTGCCCTAACAGTTAGCACTGCATTTAGCATCAAAATCCCTTGTTTCGCCCATGATGCTAAATAGCCATGATTCGGGATATTAAACCCAACATCATTTTGGAGTTCTTTAAAGATATTACTCAGGGATGGAGGCGGCTTGATACCAGGCTTGACAGAAAAGCATAATCCATGCGCTTGGTTCTCATCGTGGTAAGGATCTTGACCAAGTAACAGGACATTTACTTTTTCGTAAGGTGTCAATTCAAAAGCGGAAAATATATCTTCTTCAGGTGGATATACAGTGTGTGCTTGGCGTTCTTCTACTAAAAAACTTTGAAGCTTACTAAAGTATGGTTTGTTAAACTCTTCCAACAGTACTGTTTGCCAACTAGGAGAAAGTTTGCTGAGTATCAAAATTTTTTGCCTCTACTTAAGTATGTAATCGATAATTATAACAATTTCATAAAAATACCTCATAACTATGAAGTTTTAGCTAACATTAGGCATTTTGGCTATATTCAAGGCTGTTTTAAGTTATAAATAGATGAAATTCTCCGAATACATACCAAATAAAAATAAAGTTTGTTTAAAACACTAAGCTATTACTTACTTAATTTCTGAAGAGTTTACCTTTTTTAATATTTTGAGATTCTTTTACTAATTTTGTATGTAAGAATCCTGAAATAATGTCTTGTTTTCAAATAAGCTATTTGAATCAAATTGTAGTGTTGAGAAATATAAATTTAGTAATTTTAATTTTGGAGGGTATTTTAGACGATTTTTGTAAATGCCTATCAAGCGAATAAATGAAGTTTTAGCAGCAGTTTTCATCTCAAGCAAATCGTGAATGTCTGTTCTATGATTTACCACTTTGCATCATTGACATCACACTGAATCGGCTTTGCTGGCCAGCATCGATTTATCTTCAGATGATGCGATCGCCCAATTATTCTCTGTTTATATCTATTTAGAGACATCTTGATTAGGCGCAGTTACAACGCTGTCTACAGGAAACTTCGCGATTAATTTACAAAATCTTTAGGGATTTTTAGCAGTGATGGCTGTAAATATATTCAGATTCTTGTTCAAGGTACATTAACTTGAAGTAAAACCTATGTTGACAACTAAAAAAAGGGTCGTTGTGACCGCAGGCCTAGTTCTGAGTTTGGCTACTTTCGGTTCCAAACCTTCTCAAGCTGCTACTCTAGCTGCATCGAATGCAGCATTTTTCGTTGGTAACTTTAGCTATAACAGCCCAGATATCGCAAATTATACTAATGCTGATGCTGATACTTATGTATCTTCAACAGGTGGTAAAGTAATGGCCACGGCTGTACCAACTGCTTTTGCTAATTCCACTAGTGCTTTTAATAATTCTGATAGCTCTGCAACAGGCGAATCCGGCAACTATTTTGGTACAGCAAAAAGCTTGGCTGAAATTGGACTTTATAACTTCAAAATTGCTAAAGATACCACTTTTTCTTTCGATTTTGATGGAGTACTTAATTTACTAACATCAATAGATAGTTCGCCACACGAAACTGCTAATGCTAATGGAAATATCAAATTTGAAGTAGTGAATCAAGCTAATGGAGAGGTATTAGACTACCTTTATCTATTCGGAAATATATCAACTGTTGATAATAATGATTTTTTAAATGGTTACAGTAGTGCAAGTCTAACCTTTGACCCAAATTCTACGATTTTCGATCGGAATTTTGGTGGAATGCAAGAATATGCATCTGCTATTTTTAGAGGTACTTATTCTAGAACTTTTACTGAAGATACTGTTTTAAGTATTAGAGAATCAAAATTTAATCAAGTGACTGTTCAAGTTCCCGAACCGCTATCTTGTGGTGGGATGCTGGTTGCTGGTTTGATGGGATTGTGGATTAAACGCAAGCAGAAGCTAGAGCATGAATAATTTAACAAGAGTAGGAAATTTCAATTGCCAATGCATCTACTAGTCTTTTTAGCTGCTGTTGGGCTTTGCAAGCACTATTTATAAGCAATCAATAATATCGCGTCCGTTTAAATAAGCGTTGCTGTTACTGTAGAGTTCGCCGTTGGGCTTCCTCTACATAAAAATTCGGAGAGTAGCAATCCCAAAAAGATTGCGATCGCGTCTTTTGACTGGCAATGTCACCATATTTAGGGTAAGTTGCCAAATATAAAATTTACATCGATAAAATTTCAGCAAAAATATATTCAACCTACGTACATTCATACAGCGATCGCATGATTTTCATATTATTTTTATGTAATTGCCACATTTACTTGTTAGACTAATATCAAGCAAACATTGAGTTTGCTCCTCACACCATACTGTTACCCTCTTGTTTGTCAATGGCAAGGGGGCTTTTTTATGAAAGTTGTCTAGTTAATTTTCAGGGTTACAGCTTGTTAGGGATTGCAGTACATACATTGGCCAGGATCGGCAAACTCTATACCATCAGGAAATAATTTTTTTTGGCTGCAACCACATTTTTGACATTCATAAATTACAGAATGAACCAAAGTAGTAGGCGAAGCACAAATTGCGCAAGGTAATCCTCTGATTCTTTCTTTAATTTCAAAACCAGGCATATAACATTGCGGACACTGGCTTTTAATCTTGCTTAACAAGTTATAGGTAGCTTTGGCGATATTTTTCATTCGTGTGGGATTGTAAAGTGCGCGCATATCGGTTTCAAGATGCGCTTTGCCATCTGCTGAATTACTAAACGCCAAATTCAAAGCTACTAAAAATTTTTCTTCAGTATTAATACCTTTAAATATCTCATGGTTATCTTTACCTATTGGATGAAAACTGACAACTAACCCATGTTCTGGAAAACCAACTTTTCTCGCAAAATCATCAGCTTGTTGAATATTCTCCACGACCTGATGGTTAAAATTAGTTTCTAGAGACAGTTCTTCACCAATAATTTCTAGGTCGTTTTCTCGGTCTAATAAAATGACTATTTCTCGATTTGAATAAATATATGGTAGAGATGGATGAGGTGCAAAGCTACCTTCACTGGCAAGAGATAAATTTTCTCCTGTTAGTTCCATTGCTTTTGTCGCTTTTAATTTAGCTGCTGCAATTTGAGTTCCAGGACGTGCTACCTCTCTAGTAAATGTACCGAATATATCAGTATTAAAATCCTGCGGTACTATAACTTTAATACCTAGCTCCGGCTCCAAGACTGGGGCAATAACTCTCTGTTTTTGGTGCATCGTCGCCAGTACTGCTACACGATTACTAAATAATTGCCGATCTTTCATCGCGAGCTTACCTCCTGTGTTTAGTTTCAGCAAGATGAGTTTGTCGTACAGCTTAATTCCAAACTTTCATTATCGATGAACACCTTGAAAACGCAATCAATATAGTTCAGTTAAAGAACTGATTGTAACGGAGGACTTACTTCTAGGGATAATAATTGAGAGAGCGATCGCTCTCTAGGTTCTCGCATACTCAGAAGGTGAGAACTTTTTTTACCAGAATCGGGAACTCCAGTTGGATTTTCACTACTTCTGCCGATCGCGGCCCGTTGCTGCCCCAACCCTCGTATGATCGAAAAGAATAGGAACATATTAACAGGCAGATTTTTACCGTAAAACATGGGCAGTATTTGGGAACTCGATTTTTACTCCCGTCCGATTCTGGACGAAAACCAAAAAAAAGTTTGGGAAGTCTTAGTCTGCGAAAGTCCGTTGGATGTCCGCGCGAAAACAGATTCTTTGTTTCGCTATGCTAAATATTGCCCCAGTACTCAAGTAAATTCAGGTTGGTTGCGGACGGCGTTACAAGAAGCCATTGACCAAGCACAAGAAGCGCCAATCAAAATCCGCTTTTTCCGCCGCCAAATGAATAATATGATTACTAAAGCCTGCCAAGATGTAGGGATTCCTGCTCAAGCTAGCCGTCATACTTTAGTGATGAACCAATGGCTACAACAGCGAATGGAGGAAGTTTATCCTCAGGAACCAGGCTATCAAGCGGTAACTAATCCTTCAGTGCGCTTGGAAAATCCTTTGCCTCAACGTTTACCAGATGCTTTAGAAGGAAATAAATGGGTATTTGTTTCCCTAGAAGCTTCAGAATTGATGGATATGCCAGAGTGGGAAATTGGTTTTGGTGAAGCTTTTCCTCTAGACTTGGTGCAAGTATCGCTTGAAACCCGCATTCCTGGTGTTTTGATCTTCTCACCTAGAGCCTTGCCGATCGCAGGCTGGATGTCTGGTTTAGATTTAGCTTACTTAAAATTTGACACGAGTGTTGGTGCAAGATTACTGTTAGAAACTGGTGTGACAGAAAGCTGGATTTTGGCCAATATCAAAAACCCTCAAACTTTAGCTGAAGCCAAAGGTTTTGAAGCAGCCAAGCAAAAAGCTAATGGAGTGCATTTTATCGGCGTACAGTCCGATCCTCAAGCAGAATCTTTTGCTGGATTTTGGCTGTTGCAAGAGGTCAATCTGCCGTAAAGTATTGGCAGAGTAGTGGGGGAATCGGTATGAGGATCAACGGCAAGGGTAAGAAGCACCTTGACGAATGACTGGTCATTATTGGCTAATTACTTGTAAATAAGCCAAAAGGGTAAGGGCTGATAAATGTCGATGATTTGAGATAATGATCTGCGTTCCTCTGCGGTTCAAAATCCACAATCCATAATTTACCAAGGGTCATGGGTTCTGAAAATTTGTCACAAGATACGCTAGCAGAACATCTGCTGGAGCTAGCCATTAAGTCTGGAGCAGAAGCCGCTGAAGTGTATCAGTCGCGATCGCTTTCTCGACCAATATTTTTTGAGGCCAACCGCCTCAAGCAGCTCGAAACTAGCCAATCTGAAGGTACAGCACTGCGGTTGTGGCGTAATGGCCGCCCCGGACTCACTGTGGCTTACGGTTCCGTAGAACCGCAAGCGATGGTAGAACGCTCTCTAGCCTTGAGTCAACTTAATCAACCAGAACCAGTGGAGTTGGGAACTAACTCTCAGCCATCCTATCCAGACTTAGGAAAAAGTGTGCCGATAGAGGTTTTGGTCAACTGGGGTAAAGAAGCGATCGCTCTGGTTCGAGATGCTTATCCAGATGTACTTTGCAATAGCGATTGGGAATGTGATGTGGAAAACACTAGACTTGTCAATACCGCAGGTCTAGATTGTTACTACACAGATACAACCCTCAGCTGCTATATGTCAGCTGAATGGATACGAGGCGATGATTTTTTGAGCGTTTCTGATGGTCAAACTCAACGGGACGAACTCGACCCGGAAAAACTTGCTTACCAAATTTTACAACGGTTAATTTGGGCTAGAGAAAACGTCTCACCTCCTAGCGGTCGCGTTCCAGTTTTATTCACATCTAAAGCTGCTGATATGCTCTGGGGTACGGTGCAAGCAGCCTTGAATGGCAAACGCGTTCTGGAAAAAGCTTCGCCTTGGGCGGAACGCGTGGGTAAGCCAGTCGTTGCACCTAGCCTCACTCTCTACCAAGACCCCGAAGCCGGGCCTTACAGTTGTCCTTTTGATGATGAAGGTTCTCCTACCCAGCCTCTAGTATTTATCCAAAATGGAGTATTACAAAATTTTTATTGCGATCGCACTACCGGACGTCAACTAGGTATTGGTAGCACGGGTAATGGTTTTCGCCCCAGTTTGGGTAGTTATCCTTCTCCCGGTTTATTTAATTTTTTGATTCAGCCGAGTTCTACATCACTACAAGATCTGATTCAACAAATAGATGATGGCTTGATTGTCGATCAAATGCTAGGTGGAGGTGGCGGTATTTCTGGTGACTTTTCTATCAATATTGATTTAGGCTATCGCGTACAAAATGGTCAGGTAATTGGACGCGTTAAAGATACAATGGTTGCGGGTAATATCTACTCAGCTCTCAAACAATTAGTAACCCTAGGTGGCGATGCTGATTGGAATGGTTCTTGTTACACTCCCTCCCTCATAGTAGAAGGACTCTCGACTACCAGTAGAAATAATTAAATATTTACGAACATTGCAGGATTG
The genomic region above belongs to Calothrix sp. NIES-2098 and contains:
- a CDS encoding serine/threonine protein kinase — its product is MTSPPSSNSWNGRFIGDNQRYRLDKRLAGGGMGEVFLAMDTRVGQQVALKLLKDTLVPSKEMRKRFEREIAVCAALQSDHIVKISDCGVTEEGFPFYVMEYLRGQTLRQLLLREKRLSVERTVGIIAQVCKGLQLAHQGVTLQRDGGKSTEHIQVIHRDLKPDNIFLVPTDLGEWVKILDFGVAKIRHESSEQTNITNTFIGTFRYAAPEQIQSDKNLDARADIYSLGLILYEMLSGVDPFGLGVKAHNISEASWVLAHAYEPPKPLRSQPGCEYLSEQLEAVVLKCLQKNPNNRFASVEELDRALQSAAKPIALNFSVEDEEAIALHPTVPRPARNFDTIPRPLTAIEQSQLEDTIPPSQPLHRGETIPRPLTPVEPSQGEEDTILRPQPLYHQGSDQETTPRPLTPIEYSQGENETIPRPQPLYRQGSDQETTPRPLTPIEQSQPEGTIFQPRPGQHQGSHGETVPRPLQPIPQQQGQDETIPRPQPMPDRGSDGETVPRPLQPIPQQQPDGTIFQPRPAANLETNQNLVANNPEFSPEGTIFQTRPASGQGEQAASEGTLFQPRPTPQPTPDGGTIYQPRPVSGQAGQPTPDGGTIYQPRPSGQAGQPTPDGGTIYQPRPGQTARDGSTIFQPRTNKQTLEKLPKNFWRTIGILLAIAFSLTAIVYLYPHFQPNKESDRKTWQKFNHVW
- a CDS encoding uracil-DNA glycosylase gives rise to the protein MILSKLSPSWQTVLLEEFNKPYFSKLQSFLVEERQAHTVYPPEEDIFSAFELTPYEKVNVLLLGQDPYHDENQAHGLCFSVKPGIKPPPSLSNIFKELQNDVGFNIPNHGYLASWAKQGILMLNAVLTVRAHTPNSHKNQGWETFTDAVISKVNQKPDPVVFVLWGGYAQKKLKLIDTTRHQAIKSAHPSPLSARNGFFGSKPFSAINSALRSVGKPEIDWQLLDFD
- a CDS encoding PEP motif putative anchor domain protein — its product is MLTTKKRVVVTAGLVLSLATFGSKPSQAATLAASNAAFFVGNFSYNSPDIANYTNADADTYVSSTGGKVMATAVPTAFANSTSAFNNSDSSATGESGNYFGTAKSLAEIGLYNFKIAKDTTFSFDFDGVLNLLTSIDSSPHETANANGNIKFEVVNQANGEVLDYLYLFGNISTVDNNDFLNGYSSASLTFDPNSTIFDRNFGGMQEYASAIFRGTYSRTFTEDTVLSIRESKFNQVTVQVPEPLSCGGMLVAGLMGLWIKRKQKLEHE
- a CDS encoding peptidase U62 modulator of DNA gyrase, yielding MGSENLSQDTLAEHLLELAIKSGAEAAEVYQSRSLSRPIFFEANRLKQLETSQSEGTALRLWRNGRPGLTVAYGSVEPQAMVERSLALSQLNQPEPVELGTNSQPSYPDLGKSVPIEVLVNWGKEAIALVRDAYPDVLCNSDWECDVENTRLVNTAGLDCYYTDTTLSCYMSAEWIRGDDFLSVSDGQTQRDELDPEKLAYQILQRLIWARENVSPPSGRVPVLFTSKAADMLWGTVQAALNGKRVLEKASPWAERVGKPVVAPSLTLYQDPEAGPYSCPFDDEGSPTQPLVFIQNGVLQNFYCDRTTGRQLGIGSTGNGFRPSLGSYPSPGLFNFLIQPSSTSLQDLIQQIDDGLIVDQMLGGGGGISGDFSINIDLGYRVQNGQVIGRVKDTMVAGNIYSALKQLVTLGGDADWNGSCYTPSLIVEGLSTTSRNN